In the Caldisericota bacterium genome, ACGAAGAATGGGCTGACTATGAAAAAGAAGCAATCGAATACGCTTTCGGAAGAGTAGTCGATGTGGGATGTGGCGCCGGTAGAGTTGCACTATATTTGCAAAATAAAGGTTTTTTTGTAATAGGAATTGACAATTCCCCTGGAGCAATTAGAATTTGCCAAGAACGCGGGATAAAGAATCTAAGAAATATTCCGTTTACTAAAATCGATAAAAGTTTAGGCACAATTGATAGTTTTATTCTTTTTGGTAATAATTTTGGATTATTTGGAAGTTACAGGCGAGCAAAATGGCTTCTCAGACGTCTAAAATCAATCAGCTCGAAAAACGCGGTAATAATAGCACAAGCAACAGATCCATATAAAACGAAGGACCCAAACCACTTGACATATCATGAGCTTAATAGAAAAAGAGGTAGAATGCCTGGCCAACTGAGAATTCGAATTAGACATAAAAAGTATATCGGATCCTGGTTTGATTATCTATTTGTTTCAAAAAAAGAATTAGAGCAAATAATAGAAGGAACCGGATGGGAAATTCGTAAATATATCGGTAGCCAAAATGCCACATATATAGCAGTACTTAAAAAGAAAATAATTAGAAACCCAGCAGCAAGTTCGAACTATTCTAAAAATTTATAGTTATAGGTGGTTATAA is a window encoding:
- a CDS encoding class I SAM-dependent methyltransferase — its product is MIKEHQDAYGAELRTFLEAGAKIEIVERDDGYIDYHEGIPYYFAPYEEWADYEKEAIEYAFGRVVDVGCGAGRVALYLQNKGFFVIGIDNSPGAIRICQERGIKNLRNIPFTKIDKSLGTIDSFILFGNNFGLFGSYRRAKWLLRRLKSISSKNAVIIAQATDPYKTKDPNHLTYHELNRKRGRMPGQLRIRIRHKKYIGSWFDYLFVSKKELEQIIEGTGWEIRKYIGSQNATYIAVLKKKIIRNPAASSNYSKNL